One genomic region from Spirosoma sp. KCTC 42546 encodes:
- a CDS encoding helix-turn-helix domain-containing protein: MATTHCFQDLISSLTTFKRDFKKIFQATPQKWLMEKRLELAHYQIREKKRKPSEVYLEVGFENLSHFGYVFRKRYGYAPTELVG; the protein is encoded by the coding sequence ATGGCTACTACTCACTGTTTTCAGGACTTAATTAGCAGCCTGACCACGTTTAAACGTGATTTTAAAAAGATTTTCCAGGCCACCCCCCAAAAATGGTTAATGGAGAAGCGACTGGAACTGGCTCATTATCAGATCCGGGAAAAAAAGCGAAAGCCGTCCGAGGTTTATCTGGAAGTTGGTTTTGAGAATCTTTCCCACTTTGGCTATGTATTCAGAAAGCGGTATGGCTATGCACCAACCGAACTGGTGGGTTAG